One window of the Deferribacterota bacterium genome contains the following:
- the cooS gene encoding anaerobic carbon-monoxide dehydrogenase catalytic subunit, which translates to MLDEKRSVDKAAREMLKIIDKNDYDNIWSRLEAQKPQCGYGELGVCCKNCSMGPCRINPYGDEPKYGVCGADADAIVARNLIRMIAAGASAHSDHGRKPSILLKEIAEGKISDYRIKEPNKLKEIAKKFNIYNKNDSYEKLAKKVAHIALDCYGRQDEDPMATVDSYMPKKRVEKLKNIEKAVEKNYGYKVGLLPRNIDRESIDILHRTHMGCDHDPLTLIIQGLRCALSDGWGGSLFATEFQDVLFGLPKNREIYANLGVLDESSVNIIVNGHEPILSEKVVEAAEKEDLIQYAKSKGASGINVVGMCCTGNELLERQGIPVAGNELHQELAITTGAVEAIVVDVQCIYPSLGKLSDCFHTKVISTSEQAHFPNCTHIQFYEDRANEIAEKIIRIAIDNYPHRIKEKIHIPKIKEKATVGFSVEGLLEILGGTPAPLVDAIKEGKILGIAAIVGCNNPKVTQDYFHINLTKKLLEKNILVTGTGCWAIALAKSGMMDMSYLDKLDVPLKEVCKTLNIPPVLHFGSCVDCSRLLVLSGSIADYLGVDTGMLPIVGSAPEWSTEKAVAIGSYFVATGIPVHLWPIPPIFGSPKVLNILTKDAKELIDGYFFVEPDVDKTASIMEEIILERRNALGLKTPNYVGG; encoded by the coding sequence ATGTTAGATGAAAAACGCTCTGTTGATAAAGCTGCAAGGGAAATGCTAAAGATTATAGATAAAAATGATTATGATAATATATGGAGCAGATTAGAAGCCCAAAAACCACAATGTGGATATGGTGAATTAGGTGTTTGTTGTAAAAATTGCTCTATGGGGCCATGCAGGATAAACCCATATGGTGACGAGCCTAAATACGGTGTATGTGGCGCCGATGCTGATGCTATTGTTGCTAGAAATTTAATTAGAATGATAGCAGCAGGTGCATCAGCACATTCAGATCATGGTAGAAAACCAAGTATACTATTAAAAGAAATAGCTGAAGGTAAAATAAGTGATTATCGTATTAAAGAGCCAAATAAATTAAAAGAAATAGCAAAGAAATTTAATATATATAACAAAAATGATTCTTATGAAAAGTTAGCAAAAAAGGTAGCCCATATTGCACTTGATTGTTATGGCAGGCAAGATGAAGATCCAATGGCAACAGTAGACTCTTACATGCCTAAAAAAAGGGTAGAAAAGCTTAAAAATATAGAAAAGGCCGTAGAGAAAAATTATGGGTATAAGGTTGGTTTACTACCAAGGAATATAGATAGAGAATCAATAGACATATTACACAGAACACATATGGGTTGTGACCATGACCCACTAACGTTGATCATTCAAGGCTTAAGATGTGCCCTATCAGATGGATGGGGTGGATCTTTGTTTGCTACAGAATTTCAAGATGTATTATTTGGTTTACCTAAAAATAGGGAGATATATGCGAATTTAGGCGTTTTAGATGAAAGCTCAGTAAATATTATTGTAAATGGACATGAACCAATTCTCTCAGAAAAAGTTGTTGAGGCTGCAGAAAAAGAAGATCTAATCCAGTATGCTAAAAGTAAAGGAGCCAGTGGCATAAATGTTGTTGGCATGTGTTGCACAGGAAACGAGCTTTTAGAAAGGCAAGGAATACCAGTAGCAGGTAATGAGCTACATCAAGAGCTTGCTATTACAACAGGAGCTGTAGAGGCTATTGTGGTTGATGTTCAGTGTATTTATCCTTCACTTGGTAAATTATCAGATTGCTTTCACACAAAAGTTATCTCAACAAGCGAGCAGGCACACTTTCCCAATTGCACGCATATACAATTTTATGAGGATAGGGCAAATGAAATTGCTGAAAAAATAATAAGAATTGCAATAGATAACTATCCACACAGAATCAAAGAGAAGATACATATCCCAAAAATAAAGGAAAAAGCAACTGTGGGATTTTCAGTTGAGGGTTTACTAGAGATATTAGGAGGCACTCCTGCTCCATTAGTTGATGCAATAAAAGAGGGCAAGATATTAGGAATTGCAGCGATTGTTGGCTGCAATAATCCAAAGGTCACTCAAGATTATTTTCATATCAATTTAACTAAAAAATTACTTGAAAAAAATATACTAGTTACTGGTACTGGATGTTGGGCAATAGCTTTGGCAAAATCTGGTATGATGGATATGAGTTATTTAGATAAATTAGATGTTCCCCTAAAAGAGGTATGCAAAACGCTAAATATACCGCCTGTGCTGCATTTTGGTTCATGTGTTGATTGTTCAAGGTTGTTAGTATTATCAGGCTCAATAGCTGATTATTTAGGTGTAGATACAGGTATGTTGCCCATTGTAGGTTCAGCTCCAGAATGGTCTACTGAAAAGGCTGTGGCTATTGGATCATACTTTGTTGCAACAGGCATACCAGTTCATCTATGGCCTATACCACCTATTTTTGGCAGCCCAAAAGTATTAAACATATTAACAAAGGATGCAAAAGAACTAATAGATGGATATTTCTTTGTTGAACCCGATGTTGATAAAACTGCATCTATTATGGAAGAGATAATTTTAGAGAGAAGAAATGCTCTTGGTTTAAAGACGCCTAACTATGTGGGGGGTTAA